In Hyperolius riggenbachi isolate aHypRig1 chromosome 1, aHypRig1.pri, whole genome shotgun sequence, the genomic window gcgacctataccgtcccctaaatgcaacgtcctggtgggaaagaggccttaaacagtaccagttgcctagcagccctgtgctgatctatttggttgcagctaatcttgtaagatctgacaatgtcagaaacacctgatctgcatatgcttgttcagggtgtatggctgaaagtatttgaggcagaggatcagctggacagccaggcaactggtaaaagaaaataaatatggcagcccccatattaatctcacctcaggttcactttaaggaaaaaaatgaatctgTACGTGCACATCATGTACTTGGCCATAACCCCTTACCTGCATTTATGGCTATGCAGGTGTGTGCACACCCTCAAAAGAATGTGTACGAGTGCTTGTTAAGTGCCATGAATAGTACCACAAGTATCATTTAGTGCTACTGTAAATCAATGTTCAGTGCTAAGTGActattcagcttttttttttttgcgtgttttGACCTCATTGTTGGGATGGGCAGGGAGTGTAGTCAGATATGGTGAGGGGGCATGGCCACATGGTACTTCAGTGCATAAGGCTTGCAGGAAATCCGGTTCCTGCAAGCGTGTGATGTAATGTGAAAGAAGCCGAAATCTTGGGCACTGGCCACATCCCCCAGTCCAGGGCTCAGCATTACCTGCTCTCTGCAGTGTGTGCTCTGGCATGATGCTTGTGGCCCTGCATTCCAGGGCTTGTCTAGTCCCAGTCTAGCACCACCCATGGTCATTCCTGACTTCTATCCAAGGTTTTCTTTCTACCTCATAACTAGAAATGGATTTCAGTTTTgggatagcttccaactgtccctcttctggaaggacagtccctctttgggaacccagtccctttgtccctctttcttcctcagttGTCCCCTATTTCAGGACTGATTTACAGaggtatgtaaatatatgcacttttctactgaaaaaatgttcaattgaccctaaactttattcccatcctttaaattgatatatttcttattttcacatgatattatgaaggaaaatgaataaGGATAGaacggaccagtgtggtttgaattataaaaaaacatattttacttATGAGATCTTTaggatatgcgtgactagggtgtgTCGGggacatgattaggggtgtgacaggggcgtggcttaagtattATTCAGGATTGCTTACAGTGAACTTGAGGTAAgcgtgatgtggaggctgccatatgtacttccttttaaataaaaccagtttccaggcagtcctgctgatcttctggcatcagtagtgtctaagcacctgatctgcttgttTGTTCAGCGTCTATGACTAAAGTATGAAGGTGCACacaaatgatacaatcttgattgtataaGAAGGACTATtgaaagtatccattcaaagtatattcactcagcttACTCTTCCACTACATAGActtggtaaaattgtacaatcacgattgtatcattagtgagtACTTTAGAGGCACACGATCAGGGACCAGGCAGGCAACTTTCACTGTTTCAAAAAAAAAGGTGACAAGCAGCCAACCGTAGCAGAATTTTTAATCTACCGCTATATATTCGATTATAAACAAAGACTTGTAAGCTAAAATTGGCCTCTTGTTGCACATTTCAGTTTGTATTTTATTCGGTGCAGAGATTGGAGTGGAGCATTCACTGCAGCCACCCTTTCCATCTGTACTGGCATTGTGTACATGTTAGAGAATGCAGTAaaatgttaccccccccccccccccccttcaaccaCTCCTGTTGCTAGTGTATCTGCTTCCAGAGAATGCAGTAGATTTGTACATCTCTTTCCCCCACCCCTTTACTAACTGTTGCCCCTAGTGTCCCCACAGCCAGAGAATGCAGTGAATtgttacatcccccccccccccctccttttcaccAACTGCTGTCCCTAGTGTCCTCGCATCTGGAGAATGCAGTGGATTGTTACATCCCCCACCACTTCACCATATGCTGTTCCTAGTGTCCATCCCCACATCCAGAGATTGCTGTGGATTGTCACATACCCCCACCCCCTTGCCAACTGCTGCCGCTAGTGTCCCCACATCCAGAGAATGCAGTAGATTGCTACatttcccccaccacacacacacacacacacacaccttcaccaACTGCTGTCCCTAGTGTCCATCCCCACATCCAGAGAATGCAGTGGATTGCTacatttttacacacacacatacacacacaccacacacacagacacacaccacacacacacaccacacacacatcacacacacacacacacacacacacaccacacacacacccacacacacagacacacacacacatcacacacagacacacacacacgccacacacacacaccacacacacacacacacacacaccacacacacaccatgcacacacacacacacacacacacacctcacaccacacacctcacaccacacacacacacacacaccacacacacaccacacacacagacacacacacagacacacacacacaccacacacacacacacacacacacacaacacccacacCTTCACCAACTGCTGTCCCTAGTTTCCTCACATCCAGAGAATACAGTGGATTGTCacatctcccccccaccccctttgccAACTGCTGGCGGTAGTGTCCCCACATCCAGCAAATGCAGTGGATACGCTGCCATTTCTCccctgtttatttaaaaaaaaagtgtaaacagTTTTATGGCCCGTTGCTCCCAGGTTTACACTATACTTGTCTGTTAACTagttagaggttagggtcccttccaaAAGGATGGTCTCATCACGGAGGAAGGGTCCAGTATCAGTGGCGTAACCATAAGtgatgcagcccctgcacccgagggctctcccctcagcactcctcctccagcatcaatcagtggcagctgGCCACGGGCAGGAACATATGCCTTCATGCTTTCCACACGGCGGAGGTTCCGctctctaagggcttgattcacaaagcggtgctaacctacttagcacgtctaaattctttagacgtgctaaccagggtgctaagtaggttagcaccagatttctcaatcagatcgctcgcaaagtcctatgcgcgtgctaagtcccgTAGGCTTTAatcggcacttcgcgcggagcgccctgcgctctgtgcagtgtgcgcgtaaagtgttacccgcgaaaagcttgtttagataggctaagggggttttcacaggcgtgctaacagttagcaccgctttgtaaatcaagcccttagtgtcttaagctacttcctgtttagagatcggacctccgcgttggatggaggtatgtgttcctgtccACCACCTGCTGcaactgattgatgctggagggggagcgctgaggggagagcccgatgtaggtggccacgctctcccctcatgctgtgaccccttctgccccccaaaaCTGGACCCCCTGTCCAGTATggaatactttgcatgcaaactgtcttGGAATCTAGCATCCTAAATTAATGTTGATTTAATGTATATGTGCTGAATGCTAGATGTGTATCCTGCTTATAATTGGGCTCTGCATGCCTATGCTGGTAGACATTCAGATGCGGCTGGCTTTGGGAAGCTCAGCCACATCACCCTGCTgtctaaaaaaaatgtaagtttttACCTTATGGCTAGCAGCTCCCACgtgatttttttttgcttgcattCTGCTTCTAACAGAGATTAGGGCTGTAGCGCATAATTTGTAGCATCCGTTTTGAATACAAGGTGGGTATgttgggctctgcatgcctctgttggtagtcattcagatgcggtctGGCCTTGTAGTCTCCCTCCCACTATTGGTATTGAATTCACTGGATTGCTAtatacccccccttcccccactacCACCACTTCCCCACACCCCTGTCACTAACTGCTGCCCCATAGTGTCCCCAAATCCAGAGAATGCAGTGGGTTGttgcatctccccccccccccacacacacacacacctctttgcCAACTGCTGCCACCAGCATCCTTAGTTCCAGAGAGTGTCTTTTGCCCTCATCACCCTGCAAAAAAAGTGATTTCACCCTTGATGTTCCCCTTAATGTATGCTGGGGAGGTAGTGTAACCGGGCTCTTCTCTACAGCCACTCAAGTGTCCCCCATCTTTCTCTGTGTCTCCACTTTGTTGCCATTTAACTCCAGCCCCGCACTGCATCCTGCACTTCATAGCCAGtatggacatactgtatatatctgcAATGAAGAGCAGAGTATGGCTGGAAATCACTAGCTACAAAGTGGAGAAAGATGGAGGACCCGTGGAAGACGGCAGCTGAAGAGAAAAGCCCAATGACCTGGAATGAAGGTACACTATCTATCTATTTTTGTATTGGGGGACACACAGCAAGtagatgggaagggggggggggtgaatacaGAAGAAACTGTCATGCTCTTTACAAGTGAAGACATTAGTGGCAGTAAACGGTGAGGGATGCTGGGAGGTTTAACACTCTGATGTGCCTTTTTCATTAGGGGCAGCAGGCAGAGGCGTaaatacaaatcatggggcccccagcaaaacttttatggggcCCCCGTAATGTCTACAACCCTTTCCTTGTCCCCCCTTGGTGAACCACACAACATGGGCGCCCATCATACAAGGGTCCtaaaacaggtgtggccatcttcacacccataacaagtgtagccacaaaacacctgatctggagtatcagagaaagggaaggtaaAAAGGTTGTGGCTTCTACTACCTCTGACCTCCCACCGCAGGGGGATGCACCTCCCTAGTTACACCTCTGGCAACAGCAGGTGACGAGGGGGAGGCTTTGGGGGAACACTCTACTGAACTCTCTGGAGTACAAGGGTTCCAGTGGCAGCAGGCTAGTGGTGAGGAAATGGTATGACGGTGGAGTGACAGCAAGGGAGTAAAGTCTCCTAGCTTATAGTTTAGTCAACCATTTTCCACTTCTATTAAGTATAAATAGGGGTCATGGTTTATCCTTGCAGCAGAGTAGCTGCTTTGTTCCCTGGTGCTGCTCTTATGAGGTAAGCATGTGTAATCTCTCATGGGCTGCTGGCTgaagggcagcagggtgagcaggaCTTCCTTTTTGGttgggccacaaaggcccaggtgtTGAGATGCTGCTGCCCAAGAGGGTGGCAGGACATGGAAAATTGGTTGAATATGGAAGAGAAGCCTGTAGCTGCTTTGTTCCCTGGTGCTGCTCTTATGAGGTAAGCATGTATAATCTTTcataggctgctggcagaagggcgaGAAGGTCTTCATGTACTGCAGCAATGGGAGCCCTGTCTGTAAGCATCTAAGACAGgattgtcaaactcaaatacaaagtgggacgaaaTTATACACTGGTGCCTAATCGCGGGCCATCCTTGTCTACTGGCCACTTTCCTCccttatactgttccctggtgtctatgggccccctccaacccctatacagttctcaggtgattttttccccctacctccccatggcttccctggtgttctaaggCTTCAgctccaatatagctttcctggtggtctagagtgagccaaacataatgcgaagtggggaaaccacttgagggccatatttaatggctctgagggccagatttggcccgcgggccggagtttgacatctgGTTGGTATGATCTAAGACGAATGTTACAAAACTGAAAATTATCATACTAAGGTAACTCAATGGTAAACAGAAAATATTAAGGAGAAAATAAGTACTAAAACATGAAGAATCAGACTAGTTATGTCATAAGCTAACCATAGTCCTTTTTGGAAGTTGCTTGAGAGACAGACACTTTAGCTAGATTCTAGCATACAATCCATCATTTGATAAGACAAACAGTTcatacaccacaccacaccacaccacacattaTTAATGGATTTTAATGAGAACTGTTAATTAATATTCTTTAGCTTGCCCACGCCTTCCCTCAATCCCTTGCTCCTGACTTgcatattgttgttattattattgattggatttataaagtgccaacatattatgcagcacttgaCTATAAATAGGGATATACACACAAtataaacaaggggtgacagacagagaggtagtacACGGTTATACAAcaaagcacaaggttatacatgcaaacgGGGTAcgagatgcatgatcatgtgattttacagagacccagcaattcaagtccgagctagtccatgggaagggtgtcattgGGTGGTGGTGGCTGCAAGATAGAGAAGAacacactaaaggggcgggggagagacacATAAGGTAAAGCTGTGGAAAAGGTTCTCGGCTGAGAGAGTTAAAGTGTTAGAGCTAaagtagatggggggggggggagaagggggcgGGGTGGTAGGCCATTTTTAGAGAAGTGTGTTTTGGGGGCTTGATTGAAGTTGTTGAAGGAAGGGGGTCTGAGTGGGGTTGGGAAGGAGTTTCATAGGGTGgtggcggctcttgagaagtctttaaagagactctgtagcaaaattttcagccttatttcttctttcctataagttcctacacctgttctaatgtgctctggcttactgcagcctttcctagttgcacagtggctgtattatttctgttatataatctaatcttctttcctcggctctgtcgggctcaggcactcaggctggaatgtgctggtctgcttgtgataggatcgaagctatacacaccctctccaggccccctccaagctctgtatgactcacacactgagctactttcagcctatcacatgctgttagcagccatgtcttttgtttgtaaacactgcctaaaactggcaattacaatccaggagtgcagcagggagtggcagaaacagcacagaggggcccaggagaacataatgaatagaatggtatgctttttattgtaagaattttagagtacagattctctttaaggcatgcatgagagagagagaaaagtgtGGGACATCAGGCAGAGATCACTGGAgggggcaggtatatatctgtggacgagctcagaaatgtaggttgggcaggtcttgtgcacagatttgtaggccaggcacAGAATCTTAAAACTGATTCTAAAGCAGATAGGGAACCAGTGTAGGACTTTGCAGAGGGGAGAGGTGGAAGCAGAGTGGTGGGAAGAATTGTTGTCTAGCtgctgcatttaaagagaacctgtaacaaaaaaaagttcccctcgggagggggaaacctcaggatcccaatgaggcttccccctcccctgcagctgcaggcagtccagcgctggctcccacgaagtgtcccggaatcctccctcgacaagcctgataagcgctgatttatttatctttcctggctccagtgggggcgctgttgcggctatccgcacggagataggcgaaaatagccgatctctttctggtccactctactgcacagacgcaggagacttgctcctgcgcaggagacttgctcctgtgcagtacagcggCCGACagctatttccgcccatctccaagcggagagccgatactgtgccaGCGCtgcagccgggaaggtaaatatttacatccccgctgttcggggagctttatcaccgccgccgtgggaccaaagaggatgggggaagcctcaataggatccggaggctttccctaccccaggtgagtaccccccaggggaggtttttctcattacaggttttctttaagactgATTAAAGGGGTGCAATGCAGTTAGAGGGGAAGCATGACAGTAGGGCCTCCCCTCTCAAACCCCTTGCGTTAGGGGAATCACAAGGTCCCGCAGCAGCAACATGACTGCCACAAATTAAAGTAACGCTGCTGATATATCTTTTACCAATAGTGGGAGGGAGACTACATGCAAAATATATTTACCTGGACAAGGGCTTTGGTTGAGTGCATTTCTTTAACCTGCTTCCTCACAAAGAATTTATCTTTTAGCAGAATGAAGATACTGAGGTGCTGCTCTACATTCCGTGTTCGCCAGAAGCTCTGGTTCTTCATCTGCGCTTTGTCTCTACCAGTTGTCTTGAAGATTATGATTGTTGAACTGATCCCTCCAAAATCCCAAAGTTATTTTGTGGATCCCAATCTATATTTCTCTGTTGTTACCAATAGTGGCTTACTGTTTGACCCATCAACTAGTGTTGACTGTACTGCCATTTTTGAGCTTAAGCAATCAGAGATTCAGAAAAGTGTTCAACTTAGGAAAAGGCATATCTACGACCTGAAAGATGAAATGGTTTCAGAAATGACAAAGAATTGCACGACTTACAAGAACCTACGTGAGTATCATCACAAGGTTTTCTCCAAAGAAGAACTGGAGTTTCCGATTGCTTATTCTATGGTTGTACATAAAAATGCTATCAACGTTGAACGTCTATTGCACACAATATACAGTCCAGCCAATGTGTACTGCATCCATTATGACCTAAAGTCATCTCCAGAATTCCAAAATGCCATGACCAATTTAGCCAGCTGCTTTCCCAATGTTTTTATTGCATCTAAACTTGAAAAGGTGATTTATGCCCATTTTTCTAGACTGCAAGCGGATCTTAATTGTCTGTCTGATTTGCTGTCCTCACCCGTGCAGTGGAAATATGTTATTAATTTGTGTGGGCAGGACATGCCAATCAAGTCGAACTACGAACTTGTGTCTGAGTTGAAAAAACTCAATGGAAAAAACATGCTTGAGACTATTAGACCATCACATTACAAGAAAAAACGTTATATGTATCACCACAAGCTAATGTTTTCATTTCGTCTTGATTATATGATAATGCCTCTCAACACGTATCTTAAGAAGACGCCACCACCTTTTGGTATTGAGATGTTTTCTGGAAGTGCCTACTTTGTTTTAAGTCATGCCTTCATTAAGTATATTTTTGGTAGCCCGTTAGTCAAGGAATTTGTAGAGTGGTGTAAGGATACTTTTTCTCCAGATGAACATTTCTGGGCCACCCTTGTACGCCTACCAGGCGTTCCGGGGGAGATTCCAAGGTCTCAGGATGATGTCACAGATTTTGACAGCAAAACTCGTCTAGTAAATTGGGTTGGTGAAAAGTTTCCATGCTCTGGTGCTTATCTTCGTGGTGTTTGCATTTATGGCGCGGCAGAGTTGCAATGGCTTATAAAATCAGAACATTGGTTTGGAAATAAGTTTGATCCAAAAGTAGATCCTGTGTCTGTTGAGTGCCTGATTGGAAAGCTCGGAGAACTTCAAAGAGAGGGGGTTTCTAAGTCAGCAAGGTGACTGGAATATTCTTCTAGAGAACAGTGGATTTTTATTCTTTTCAATTCGAaaccagaaataaaaaaacaataaaagtccCTGCACCTCATTTGACATTTGATATGAGCAGAGTGAAACTCTACTTTAGCAAATAACTACCAGTGTGTCCACTGGTGACTTTTTTTATTCACTTGAACCTTCTCTGGTGCTTCTGAACCTTGCTATTTGACCAAAGCACATTGgggctgattcatgaagctgcactgTTATAGCAGCACAAGCTCCATGACAGCATTGCAAGCTAAATTCAAGGCTGCACGCTACGCTCACTCTTGCAGCATACCGTGACTTCCTTAGTAACACACGCTGTTTACATAGTAAATATGTTAATTACAAAGTAACTGTTAACATAGTAGCAGCCCCTCTAGTAATGTATCACGGTGGTGATACTTCACTTCAGCGGCCGGCATTTAAAGGAACGCGCATTGCTATGTAAGCAGCGTGCAGAACTAAGTAGGGCACGCTACGCTGCTAGGGCGAGTGTACAGTGCAGCCTTGAATTTAGCTCGCCGTGCTGTCATGGAGCTTGCGCTGCTGTAACAGCAGCTTCATGAATCGGATCGCATATACACGACCAATTTTGATTAACCAATGTTTGCCCAATTTACCACCTCCACATAGCAAGTGCTCCTGGGAGCACCTCTCCCAGAatcattttgtgttttttaggctgtgtttgcattttttgaggttgtttttgtgtttttaagaTGGTGGTAGGCTGAATTTGATACAGAAACCCACTTAGcagactcctccctccctctccttgacCCTCCtccaagctcccccccccccccccccgccccattgAAAAGATATGTGGCAGCGCCACAGGGAGCCTCGTACTGCAAACTCACCTTCCAGACTCCACACGATTGTCCCTGCCACCGGGCTGCTCTGTCTCCAGCActtcactacttcctgtttagcggcTTCCGGGCTCTGTGCATGTAAGTTGGTGTATCACACAACCGGATGCGAGAAGGGGGAAGACGGAATGCTGTAAGCAGCCCGATAGGTGATGTGGAAAGGCTgctagacatcgctggaggctcagtaagtattttagGGGGGCAGGTTTATGTGTTTTAGGCCGGTTGCTTGAGTAACTAGcgagcacatgtatccggcatcaggcgatccctgcCGTTGCCGGATACTAGAGACTCTATTGTACTTTGAGCTCAGAATACAGGTGTCATTTGATTGTTGCAACTGCAAAATGGACGTCCTATTTGCACTAAAAAGTTTTAAATCATCCATTTTGCATGAAGTGGTTAACATGTAAATAGCATCTCCCttaagagtgttctgctgtgcagACCACCTGTGTTATGTTAATGATTTGTTATTAAGAATAAGGAGATACATATACCAATACAGCATATAGACATTAAAGTGCCCAATTCTCATATCATAGAAACATTGAGATGATGAATGCtatctcctagcagaaaacttagtagaaaaagtGATTTGGGGCCAAAGGGTTTTAACAAGCAAAGTTGAAAATCAAGTGAACTCAaggataaaaaatgtcatttaattAAGCAACAAACAGTGAAACGAAGTTATCAAGAATCAGGCCAAAATGAGAAAAAGATCAGGAGATTATACAAATGaatgatagtgtaatggttaagggctctgcctctgacacaggagaccagggctctgcctgttcagtaagccagcacctattcagcaggagaccttaggcaagtctccctaacacagctactgcctatagagcgcgtcctagtagctgcagct contains:
- the LOC137558120 gene encoding beta-1,3-galactosyl-O-glycosyl-glycoprotein beta-1,6-N-acetylglucosaminyltransferase 4-like isoform X1, encoding MKPPAWHGCDDGPAANKGAMPSRMKILRCCSTFRVRQKLWFFICALSLPVVLKIMIVELIPPKSQSYFVDPNLYFSVVTNSGLLFDPSTSVDCTAIFELKQSEIQKSVQLRKRHIYDLKDEMVSEMTKNCTTYKNLREYHHKVFSKEELEFPIAYSMVVHKNAINVERLLHTIYSPANVYCIHYDLKSSPEFQNAMTNLASCFPNVFIASKLEKVIYAHFSRLQADLNCLSDLLSSPVQWKYVINLCGQDMPIKSNYELVSELKKLNGKNMLETIRPSHYKKKRYMYHHKLMFSFRLDYMIMPLNTYLKKTPPPFGIEMFSGSAYFVLSHAFIKYIFGSPLVKEFVEWCKDTFSPDEHFWATLVRLPGVPGEIPRSQDDVTDFDSKTRLVNWVGEKFPCSGAYLRGVCIYGAAELQWLIKSEHWFGNKFDPKVDPVSVECLIGKLGELQREGVSKSAR
- the LOC137558120 gene encoding beta-1,3-galactosyl-O-glycosyl-glycoprotein beta-1,6-N-acetylglucosaminyltransferase 4-like isoform X2; translation: MKPPAWHGCDDGPAANKGAMPRMKILRCCSTFRVRQKLWFFICALSLPVVLKIMIVELIPPKSQSYFVDPNLYFSVVTNSGLLFDPSTSVDCTAIFELKQSEIQKSVQLRKRHIYDLKDEMVSEMTKNCTTYKNLREYHHKVFSKEELEFPIAYSMVVHKNAINVERLLHTIYSPANVYCIHYDLKSSPEFQNAMTNLASCFPNVFIASKLEKVIYAHFSRLQADLNCLSDLLSSPVQWKYVINLCGQDMPIKSNYELVSELKKLNGKNMLETIRPSHYKKKRYMYHHKLMFSFRLDYMIMPLNTYLKKTPPPFGIEMFSGSAYFVLSHAFIKYIFGSPLVKEFVEWCKDTFSPDEHFWATLVRLPGVPGEIPRSQDDVTDFDSKTRLVNWVGEKFPCSGAYLRGVCIYGAAELQWLIKSEHWFGNKFDPKVDPVSVECLIGKLGELQREGVSKSAR